A window from Primulina huaijiensis isolate GDHJ02 chromosome 11, ASM1229523v2, whole genome shotgun sequence encodes these proteins:
- the LOC140988797 gene encoding uncharacterized protein: MVLAPAFSSIQSQKTVDIRIDLGLNVLRQRSFSSHNMAAMFAARTTVLNLSNSLSSNYPSIPVRPKVSRVTFTTSRYSGVKVPHATDGSREYRFNVDEAVKNAQDSLNESFDRAREKGREVRENAAENSQVWKDRGSDAGARASGRASEVKDRVAESAHDLEGKAKETAGNLNKQGKEKLGDASDKAYEVRDKSQHTAGNVADGVKDYAHDAEGRAKTAAGTVVDKTKEAAGMVADLTKDIADGAKENTEWAVDKTADAARSAYHNAKRTGEKIRETVAGKDDEVGSKRR, translated from the exons ATGGTGCTGGCTCCCGCATTTTCCTCCATCCAATCGCAAAAAACTGTAGATATTCGGATTGATCTTGGGTTAAACGTTTTAAGGCAACGATCTTTTTCATCACACAATATGGCAGCCATGTTCGCAGCTCGAACAACAGTTCTCAACCTCTCAAattctttatcttcaaattacCCCTCTATCCCTGTTCGTCCCAAAGTATCCAGAGTTACCTTTACTACGTCTAGATACTCGGGAGTTAAG GTACCTCATGCAACTGATGGGAGTAGAGAGTATCGTTTCAACGTCGACGAGGCCGTCAAAAATGCCCAAGACTCTTTGAATGAAAGCTTCGACAGAGCAAGAGAGAAAGGTCGTGAGGTGAGAGAGAATGCCGCGGAGAATTCCCAGGTCTGGAAGGATAGAGGTAGTGACGCTGGTGCAAGGGCGTCGGGAAGGGCGAGTGAAGTCAAAGACAGAGTGGCGGAATCAGCGCACGACTTGGAGGGGAAGGCGAAAGAGACTGCGGGTAACCTTAACAAACAGGGCAAGGAAAAATTAGGCGACGCATCCGATAAAGCTTACGAGGTTAGGGACAAAAGTCAGCACACTGCCGGAAATGTGGCCGACGGAGTTAAAGATTACGCACACGACGCTGAGGGAAGGGCGAAGACAGCTGCAGGAACGGTGGTGGATAAGACGAAAGAAGCTGCAGGGATGGTGGCTGATTTGACGAAGGACATTGCTGATGGAGCCAAGGAGAACACTGAATGGGCAGTGGACAAGACGGCCGACGCAGCGAGGAGTGCATATCATAACGCAAAGAGGACTGGGGAGAAAATTAGAGAAACAGTAGCCGGGAAAGATGATGAAGTGGGCTCGAAGCGGCGCTAA